The Oncorhynchus masou masou isolate Uvic2021 chromosome 13, UVic_Omas_1.1, whole genome shotgun sequence genomic interval ggtgtaaccgaagtgaaatggctagctagttagcgtgcgctaatagtgtttcaaacgtcacttgctctgagccttggagtggttgttccccttgctctgcaagaagcgaggagagggacggaagctatactgttacaatggcaatactaaagtgcctataacaacatccaatagttaaaggttaatgaaatacaaatggtatagagggaaatagtcctataattcctagaataactacaacctaaaacttcttacctgggaatattgaagactcatgttaaaaggaatcacaagctttcatatgttctcatgttctgagcaaggaccttaaacgttagctttcttacatagcacatattgcacttttactttcttctccaacactttgttattgcattatttaaaccaaattgaacacgtttcattatttatttgaggtgaaaatgattttattgatgtattaaattaagttaaaataagtgttcattcagtattgttgtaattgtcattacaaataaataaatatatttttttttttataaatcggCCAATTAATTGGTATTGTCTTTTtcggtcctccaataaatcggtatcggcgttgaaaaatcataatcggtcgacctctattacaGACTcattctaaaatgcattaaaattgtttttcctcatcaatctacacacaatatcccataatgacaaagcaaaaacaggtttagacatttttgtaaatgtattaccAATAAagaaactgatatcacatttacttaagtattcagaccctttacacagttctttgttgaagcacctttggaagcctCAAGGCTTGTTGGGTATGACGtaacaaacttggcacacctgtatttggtgagtttctaccaatcttctctgcaaatcctctcaaactctgtcaggttggatggagagcatcgcagcacagctattttcaggtctctccagagatgttcgatcaagttcaaggccgggctctggctgggccactcaaggtcattgagacttgtcctgaagccactcctgcgttgtgttggctgtgtgcttagggccattgtccttttggaaggtgaaactttgccccagtctgagatcctgagcgctctggagcaggttttcatcaaggatctctttgtacttcgCCCCATTCATCTTTACCTCAACCCTGCCAAGTCTGCCAGTCCCtgccctgaaaaacatcccaacatcATGCTgtcaccaccgtgcttcaccatggggatggtgccagctttcctccagacgtgatgcttggcattcaagccaaatagttcaagcttggtttcatcagacctgagaatcATTtaggtctgagagtccttcaggtgccttttggcaagcaAGCTGGCTGTCGTGTACTTTTTACTgagtggcttttgtctggccactataccataaagacctgattggtggagtgctgcagagatggatgtccttctggaaggttctcccatcgtcacagagaaactctggagctctgtcagaggaaccatagggttcttggtcagctccctgaccaaggcccttcttccacaattgctcagtttgaccagcTCAAGgtagagtcttggtagttccaaactacttccatttaaaaaaaagatggaggctacagtgttcttggggaccttcaatgctgcagaaatatgttggtacccttccccaggtctgtgcctaGACCCaatcaatcctgtctcggagctctacggacaacaccttcaacctcacggcttggttttagatctgacttgcactgtcaactgtgggaccttatatagacaggtgtgtacctttccaaatcatgtccaatcaacaaaatgtaccacaggtggactccaatcaagttgtagtaaAATCtaaaatctcaaggatgatcaatggaaacaggatgcaccggagctcaatttctagtcttatagcaaaaggtctgaatatttGTAAATAAAAAAGGTTTATTTTTAATACTTTTGCAAAaatctgaaaacctgttttcactttgtcattatggggtattgagcatagattgatgaggaaaaaaatataATTGAATCAATTTCAGAACAAGACTGTAACaacgtggaaaaggtcaaggggtccgaatactttccgaatgcactgtttatgagcatgtatatgtacagtaccagtcaaaagtttggacacacctactcattcaagggtttgtttatttttactattttctacaaaacgattaataacacacatggaatcatgtagtatcaaaaaaaagtgttaaacaaatctaaatatattttaaattagagattcttcaaagtagccaccctttgccttgatgacagctttgcacacgattggcattctcttaaccagcttcatgagataacAAGGcactaattgaaatgcattaagttaatttgtggaatttctttacttcttaatgcatttgagcctatTTCACtaggcaaattcttatttacaatgacggcctacctcaggccaaactctaacccggacgacactgggccaattgcgcgccaccctatgggactcccaatcacagccggttgtgattcaGCCAGGAAtcgaactagggtctgtagtgacttctccagcactgagatgcagtgcctttgactcgggagcccaaaagttgtgttgtgacaaggtaggggtggtatacagaaggtaaaagaccaagtccatattatggcaagaacagctcaaataagcaaaaagaaatgaCAGACCATCATTACTTTATGATGGAActgtctcatgaggaccgccacaggaatgggagacccagagttacctctgctgcaaaggataagttcattatagtTAACTACACTTCAGAAtggagcccaaataaatgcttcgaggttcaagtaacagacacatctcaacatcatctgttcagaggagactgtgtgaatcaggccttcatggtcaaattgctgcaaagaaaccactattaaaaggacaccaataagaagacttgcttgggccaagaaacacaagccaTGGACATTAGAcaagtggaaatctgttctttggtctgatgagtccaaatgtgtgaGAAGCAGAAACGGTGAACAGATAatcactgcatgtgtggttcccactgtgaaacatggaagaggtgtgatggtgctttgctggtgacactgttggtgatttatttagaagttaaggcacacttaaccagcatggctaccacggcattctgcagcaatacaccatcccatctgttttctgggactatcatttgtttttcaacagaacaatgacaaaacacacctccatgctgtgtaagggatatttgaccaaagagtgatgagtgctgcatcagattacctggcccccacaatcacccgaccataacccaattgagatggtttgggatgagttggaccgcagaatgaaagaaaagctggttgagagactgccaagtgtgcaaagctgtcatcaaggcaaaaggtggctacttttaagaatctcaaatataaaatctatttcgatttgtttaactcttttttgTGTTACTACAAGATACCAtgcatgttatttcatagttgatgtctttactattattctacaatgcagaaaatagtacaaataaagaaaaacccttgaatgagtaggtgtgtccaaacttttgactggtagtttTGTAAAAGGTCTTTGAGAGAAGTCTACTATAACCATGCCAATGGTTTGAAAGGACGAATGATTTACATAGTGGGGGGAGAAACGCCTGTCAAACTCCCTCTGAGCCAAGATCCCACCCTGTCCGGGGGCGCTGGTGTAGCCAACCTGCAGGAAGAAGACAAGTTTTAATTTCCACAAAAGGTCATGAACATCACTACTCTGCATCAGTCTCTAGTTCAATTGACAAGAGGGAGTTTCCAATGACTTGAACTCAATAACAGGAAGTGTGCAATTgcataaaaaacatttttttccccaGTAAATCAACACCAGCCAAATAGTAGGCCACTGTGTTAGGCTACATTCTACCCGTTAATGTAGCAGAGGAAAGGTTTCAGGctggagagagcagcagagaaaaGAGTgagtctgtacagcactttgagatatcagctgatgtacaaagggctatataaataaatttgatttggtcTGCATCAGACCTGAGTTCAAATACTTCAGCCCTGCTTGATTGAGCACACctgttgcaatggaaccaatacAAAAGCACAAAAAGTTCAAACCCTGACCACATGCCACTGCTTAAGCAAACAAAGCATTTGAAaggtttcaaatagtatttgaacccaggtctgggccCATATTTAAAAAGCATCTCAAAATAGGAGTGCTGATCGAGGATAAAGTCCACGTCCATgcaatcttattcattatgacaTAAATGGGGAAAAGAAATCCTAGATCAATATTCCTAGGCCCTGATCTCCATAAACAATTCTACTCTCCCTTACCACGACATGTCCTCCCTCCTGAGCCAGGTAGCTGACAGAAGCAGAGGTGAAGTTGAAGTATCCGGCCTTCAGGGGGCGCAGTACCACAGTATGAGAGACATTGCTGGCACTGGGTAGGGTTAAGGTACAAACTAGAGAAACTGATAAGACTTCAGGTTACAATGCAGGCATCATTGAAAAAAAATTGGCGCTTTGGAGCCATAAGGACACTGGGCTGAAACACATCTTAGGATTGTGTCTAAAGGATACGGGGCGATCCGGTCCCATTTCACGTTCAGCATCCCAGAAACGATACCAAAATCCTCAGGTGGGAAGGAGTCATCGGACAGCTCGACCTCTAGGGCAGCGCTGTGGAGCGTAGATTGAGTTAAGGCGGATTTTGAAACCACATATGGGGATAAGGGTACAGAATTGGGACTGAACGAATAAaccaatatatttattttcagCACAGACTGACATTCAATGCCTTTTATTGGCACAGCTTAACACACAATGTAGTTTTTCCATGATGTGGGGCTTCCATCAATGCCCCTGAGGCTGGGTTTCAATTAACATTTTCAGTTTCCTTTTCTTCACAAACAATGACTGGAACTAGAATGGATGTGTTTCCACCATAATCCATGCAGTGTTGTAGCAATCATTTCAGATCATTGCTTTTGAAGGATATGAAGCCATTCAAGACTAGTGTAATATCAGGTATTATTTGACATAGGCTAGGGAGAGATGGATGATGTTGTCCAATACCTGGTTCCAACGTTGTAAATGTTGTACTGCAGTGTGAGGTCACGGCCTTCAACAGCATAACGGTTCAAGAGGGACTTGGAAGCCAACAGACGAGCCCCCTCTTCTCCTGTCCCCTGACCCAGTAGAGCCAGTAGAGCAAAAACGTACAGGACCCTCATCTGCAACATAGTAGAAAACTCAAGTGACTTTTCATTGTAGAATAGTAGCGTGTGTATTTCAGTTTACTCAATGCATCTTTGATCCAAGACAAAATTATAGGCCAATCTACCATAATCTTGATTAAAACAAATATAACTCACTCAAAGAAAGCATACGTGTACATGTTGCCAACTTTGAGCTAAACGCTGTGGGATTTATTCTAGCATGGCTAGGGACCTATGTAACCATATCTGACTACAGTAACTACATTAAGACCAGATGTTAAAATGAAAGATTATCGTTATCTAGCTTGAACTGACTATAAAAACACATGGTCAACCATTCTGCCAAACAATGTTAACCATTCTGAAAAAAGTTACATTACGAGAAGATGCCAGTTAACGTTAACAAGCTAGATACagtagctaactaacgttagctagcaagcacTTAGCCCCCAAGCTTACGCTTACGTGTACTTGGCTAAAAACTGGGAAGACGACTGACAGTCAAGATTG includes:
- the LOC135552105 gene encoding translocon-associated protein subunit beta-like, whose amino-acid sequence is MRVLYVFALLALLGQGTGEEGARLLASKSLLNRYAVEGRDLTLQYNIYNVGTSAALEVELSDDSFPPEDFGIVSGMLNVKWDRIAPASNVSHTVVLRPLKAGYFNFTSASVSYLAQEGGHVVVGYTSAPGQGGILAQREFDRRFSPHYLDWAAFGVMTLPSIGIPLLLWFSSKRKYDSPKAKKN